The stretch of DNA ACCTCTAAAACCAACAGATGTTACAACGCGTTGGAATTAGATGTCGAGTTTTATCACATATAATTATGTACATGCATGAAAATATCCGAAAGACACGCAAACATATAGCGTAATTTATCGTACGACGAACTTAAGGAATAGATGAGAATTTAATTGCCTAAAAATGTCTAAATCCCAATGAAACTCTCGGAGGATGAGAATGGATGAGGTAGCGTGTCAGTATCATTCTCCCAAGTTAACAGTTCTCCAAAATAACCACCATTAAATCCTTCAAAGTCACTATAGTCCATGAGGTTATCTATAGGAGGTGAAACGGGCCCGAAGACACCATTTTCATTGTACGAGCTTAGCATCGATGAGCTCGTGAAACTGGAAGGATTGGGACGTTCTTTACTAATTGCAGGCACACCTATGCTTTGTCTTTGATGCAACAACTTGGGTGATGATAACTCGAAGTGTGTCGAAGATTGGCAGCAAATCTCGGCATTTGAATTTCCATCAGGTGAAGAAATTGTCATTGTTTCCTTAAAAGTGTTACCTTCTCGATCTTCTTCACTCTCGATTGATGAGCTCGACATAGTCATTCCCGATGAAGaatttgatgaagttgtagAAGACATCATTAGCTTTTGCTTCTTTTTGCTGTCAATAAACAATAGATGCCTTGTCTTTTCTTTATCAAGCATCATCCGGGGTAAAATATCAGGGTCGTCTACAATTTTGTACAAGAAAGTCATCATTTGTTGAGGTCGTTTCTCTGTTGCCTCAAGCCTACGAGTCAAGCTCTCCAGCTCTTGTTCTAGACTCTTTTGCTCTTGCCTTAGCTTTGCAATCTCCAACACT from Primulina eburnea isolate SZY01 chromosome 6, ASM2296580v1, whole genome shotgun sequence encodes:
- the LOC140834247 gene encoding heat stress transcription factor C-1b-like gives rise to the protein MEGVGSVTAPFVMRTYQMVNDASTNTLITWGSGNNSFIVLEPLEFSRRILPVYFKHSNFASFVRQLNTYGFKKVDPDRWEFANEWFLRGQTQILSNIVRKKHSTKTYTSHTKIEDGEFCDEKELVLEIAKLRQEQKSLEQELESLTRRLEATEKRPQQMMTFLYKIVDDPDILPRMMLDKEKTRHLLFIDSKKKQKLMMSSTTSSNSSSGMTMSSSSIESEEDREGNTFKETMTISSPDGNSNAEICCQSSTHFELSSPKLLHQRQSIGVPAISKERPNPSSFTSSSMLSSYNENGVFGPVSPPIDNLMDYSDFEGFNGGYFGELLTWENDTDTLPHPFSSSESFIGI